From the Juglans microcarpa x Juglans regia isolate MS1-56 chromosome 3D, Jm3101_v1.0, whole genome shotgun sequence genome, the window CCATTGCCAGTAGCTCCATACAACACCAATTGAGGCCCAGAACAACCCCAGCGGGACCATGAATGGATATTTCTCCCTTTTCTGAACTATTGCGCTATTTTCAGGTATTAACAGTTTGTGTCGGCAATGAAATTGGAATTACTTTATATACCGGAAGTGGGAGAATGACGACTTTTCCGCACACTAAATAATCATTGAAGGAGcagatgagaatttttcagaTTAGTATTCTCAGCCTTCTAACCTTTATTTTTATGAGCCttttgcaaaaaattaaaacaaaaataaaaaatggcgAGCTGACCTTTTCTTGTTCGAGCAAAAAGTCATTTTACCAACTAATTAAACTGCAAATACTCAATGCACTTTTAAGTGCACAAAAGGGCAGGATACACCCACCGCACGAAGGATACCTAAGATATGGTAGAGGTGCACTATGCACTTTAATGCATTGTGCACTTGCACTGTGCCATGCAAAGTCGTGTATGGGCGCACGTTACATGCGCCCAAAAAGTATGCAGCAGCGACTAACTGCCTGTCACCCATCACAAGCGGCCCCACCTGTCGAGGACCATGTTGATGAAAGGTCGAACGGATCGACAGGGGTCACCCTGCCTAATCCATGTTGTGCGAGGAATGCATAAGCTTGTGGGATCCATCCCGCCAACCACTTTTGGGGTTGACGGCGATTTCTATCTCCCGTGAGCCTCCCCCTTTTTCCAAAACAGCCACGACTATCAAAGACTAGCATCCGGGATAGCCACTGGCGGCCACCATTGGGTTGCCGGCAGTTTCTATCTCCCATGAGCCTCCCATTTTTTCGTAACAGCCACGGCTGTCGAAGCCTAGCATCCAGGACAAATGCCACCCGAGGAACTCACGAGCTTGTGGGATCCATCATACAAACCACAAGGGTGGCCCGGGACATCCGTCGGCGGCCACTCAAGGAGGGCAACACCATCCCGACTCGGACAAAAACTCCTCGATCGTGCACATCCCAGCCAACGTCTCATCCACGTGGTGTACTGCTACCTGGCCATGTAGAATGTTTCTTAGCCACAACCTTGGAGTACATCTCAACCACCCACCAACGCCATCCACGACTACCACCAAACCAAGCTGCACTTTGACCTAGCGTGATCCGCCTCCAAATCACATTGCATGGCCCATGCAACATGCTACACCCTCCCAATCGGTGGCCACACATAACTCCTCAGACATAGTTGGCCTGGTAATAGTTCTTCACACAACCACAGCGGGTTTCCCttgaaaaaagggaaagaagaataagaagaagaaagaagaaataacaCCAGTGGTGGGCAATTTCGGTCAAGCAAAAATAGTCATAGTGGCTAAACACATTTGTTTGTCTCCCTCAAaacttatgtgaattttatttttattaacataATTGATTCCTGTAGCGCGGAACACCAACTGTACAGCCCCATTCGAACATCGTTCGGACGTCTCAATGTTTATCCATTAGAATAAACTCATTGGCATTCATATGCACACGGACAAGTGCCTCACCTACTTACCTTTCCGCAGGATCCAAAGGGGTGAGTTACGCCTTAAGGTTGCTTTATCTCTCCCATGGTGGCGAGTGGGATCAACACCAACTTGACCATGCACTTACTTTTCTTGTGGCGTCAACAGGTGGGAGCGAGTATAATCTCAAACTGCCTGACAACTTGCCTCCCTGTGAGGGTTGATAGGCAGGTCCAACCCCCTCAGCAGCCCGACCTCCCTCACAGAGGAGAGCGGGTCTAGCCTCTTGGCTACCcaacaacttaccttgacctTCGCCATGGTGAAGAGCGGGATCAACACCAGCCTGACCCGACACTTACATTCCCTTTGATATCAACGAACGAGAACATGTCTAGTCACAAACTACCCTACAACTTATCTCCCCGCAAGGATCAGCAGGCAGGTCTAACCCTCCTGGCGACCCAACCTCCCTCTCGGAGGAGAGCGGGCCTAGCCTCTCAGTTGCCCGATAACTCATCATGACCCCATCATGGTGAAGAGTGGACCAATTCCTTAGCTGTTTGACAACTTACCTCGCCGTGAGCCCCAAAGGGATAGGTTATTCCTAGGAGCTGCTTTATCCATCTCGCGGTGGAGAATGGGCCTAGCCTTCGGCTGCCCAACACTTACCTTCTCCGTGAGCATCAACAGGCAGGAGCTGGTCCAGTCTTTAAAATGTCCGGCAACTGAACTCTTCAAGACACAAAAGGATGAATCATGCCTTAAGGCTGCTCTATCCTTCCCACGATGAAGAGAGGGTCTAACCTCTCAGATGCCTGACAAATTACCCAGACCTCCATCATGGCGAAGAGCAAGATCAGCTCTAGCATACATTTCCTGTGATGTCAATGGGCGAAAGCGGGTCCAATCCCAAACTGCCCGACACTTACCTCCCTGTGAGAGTCATGAGTTTAGCCCTCCTGGTGGCCCAAACTCTTTCAAGGAGGAAAGCGGGTCTAGCCGCTCGGCAACTTACCCTGACTCCCATCATGGTGAAGAGCAGACCAGTTCATCAGCTGTTCGGCAACTTACCTCCCGAAGGACCAAAGAGGCGAGCTTCGCCTAAGACATCCCGACTTCTCCTCCGGTGGAGAACGGGTTTAGTCTTTTGGGTGTCCAAAATTACTCCTGGAACACCATCTCCTGTAATAGAACGCCAAATAGATAACGCCTCAGACCCTTGCCACACTCCATCTCCATCAAACGAGACGCCAAATGAGTAACGCCTCAGACCTTCACCGCACCCCAGACCTTCACCGCACCCCAACAACATAGCTCAGGTTTGCAAATTTTGCACTTGTGATTGGAGATTGTTTACACTAATCGATTTGACTTTTCAGTATGATCAAACATCTTTTACTTACCTTCCCGCTGAAGGTCAACAAGTGGGTCCAGCCTTAAGGTAGCCTGGCCTACCTCACGGTGAAAGGCAGATTCAGTCTTTTGACTGCCCGATGTTACTCTAGGGATCGCATCTCCTTTAGCAAACACTGAGCCACTAGTCTTCGCCGCACTCCAGAATGAAGATTCAGGTTTGCAAATTTCGCATTTGTGATTGAAGAATATTTACACTGGCCAATTAGACTTTTGCAGTATGTTCAAACATCTCTTACTTACCTTCCCGTTAAAGGTCAATCGGTTAGTCCAGCTTTCAGGCGGGCTGGCCTGCCTCACGGTGAAGTGTGGGTCCTGTCTTTCGGCTGCTCACATTACTCTTGAGACATCATCTCCTCCAGCAAACACACAGTGCTTACACTAGAGGCATGACCGCCTCTCCTAGGTTATTTTCGACAATGAGTCAACAAACAAGAAGGACCAGGGGGCCAACAGGCGGGCAAGTAACTCGACTGCCTGACCTTTGCAACTTACGCGTTGGAGTACATCTCCCGTCATAGCCAAGCTACGCGCTCGTAACTTACACGATGGATCACATCTCTCGCCATAGCCGAGCTACGTGCTCGAAACTTATGCATTGGAGTACATCTCCCGCCATAGCTGAACTATGCGCTCACACCTTACACGGTTGAGCACATCTCCTGTTATAGCTATGATGTGCTCTCACACCTTATGCGGCAGAGAACATATCTCGCCAAGCCAAGCTTCGCGCTTGCACTCTACACGATCAAGCCTATCTCTCGCTTATCTCGCCAAGTCGAGCCTCGTGCTTGTACCTTATACGGTCGAGTCCATCGCCTACTTATTTCGCCAAGTCGAGCCCCGCACTTGTACTTTACGCGGTCAAACCTATCTCCCTGTTATTTCACCAAGATGAGCCACGCGCTCGCATTCTGTATGGTTGAATCCATCTCCCACTCACCTTGTCAAGAAGAGCCCCGCGCTTCCGCTTTATGCGGTCGAGTCTATCTCCTGCTCACCTTGCCAAGTCAAGCCTCGCGCTCTATGCGGTCGAGCCTATTTCTTGTTTATCTCGCTAAGACGAGCCTCGCGCTTGTCTCTCTAAATTGAGCTCCGCACTGGCACTTCATGCGGTTAAACCCATCTCTCGCCTAATCTTGCGCTCAGAAATCTTTATCACTTGACGAAGTAAAACATATAACCAGGGACCAGCTCTTGGAGTTTATTTCTCTACGGACTCGAGTGGATCAGTTTGATTGCATATTTTATCGTTAAAGATTCTCCACGTCTTCTTTTTGGAATAAATTGCCCTTAAGAATTGTGGACAACTGTaaggaataaaatataataggcCCATAGTATTTCCTAGGTCCAACCCAATGGGGGGACTTATCAGGAGGGAGGAATGTGAAGAGAGAGGAAATGACAAATGGTTGAGGGAATGACGAGTGTAAGGAGGAAGTAACATAAACTAAAGGGGCAGTGACATAAAGAAGGGGGAAGAGACGTAAAGCAAGGGGcaaaagataaaagatgagggaactagatGACTTAAGGAGACTTTTGGCCAGGGTTCTTTGAGACTTCaccttcttcaacctcaccACAGAGACTCTAGTGAGATGATGAAAACCAGAGGATAGAACTCAGATCTTTATTGTACAGTAAAGacgagagaccatgagagattaTAAACACGTATATTATAGTGAATTATCCCCTCCCTAAactcctgtggacgtaggcctagtgccgaactacgtaaatctgtgtgtctccttctatttatttattattcaccGCTATGGATGTATGCACGGACACCATACAACCAAAGGGGGCTCCACACAACACCAATTGAGGCCTAAAACAACCTTAGTAGGGTAGGGAATAGATCTTTCTCCCTTTCCGGATTATTGTGCTATTTTCGGGCGTTAACATAGTACACCATATATCCTCGTTCTGTTTCGTTTCAAATTTTGGCCAGTTCTGGTCAAATTTTGACCATTCCGGGTCCTATTccattttagattatttttgtaattttcttgtgcttcaataatatttttataaattttaaatctagattgtatttaattaactttataatataaaatgtatttatgtaactttaatttttttttgtaacgtTAAACATATCCactcattcttttattttaaatatcattatttttaataatttctctattattttatttttttcctttgtttttgtgTCTCATGATTTTTTCAATGtgtattcattttataaatcttcaattcttccatatatatataggtatttattctattagttgttagtttatatatacatataaatattcatatataatatatagttaatttcGAAACGATACATCAAAATGCATCGgtattaaaatatttagttCAAGCACTTAAACCGGAATGATCagaaattcaaaacattggctGTCTTATGCAATTTTAAGATTCGTATGGGAAAACTTGGCAGTGAAGGTGACCCGACCCGACCGAGCCCAGCCCAGCCTGGAATGACAATCTCATCCTTGCTGCCCACGTCTCTGTGTCCTGAAAAAGGAAGGGCCCACACTGTTTTCATCTCACAGAAACGGAAAAATAGTCGTATAAACAAAACACGTACTCGTAGAATCATAAGTCCCGCCCAAAAAcgaaaaataacaaaactcgaaaaaataaacaagaaatcCAAGAATCACgaccctctcttcttctttcttcatcaATGGCGTCAAGATCTGCTTCAATCTCCTTGAAGATtgtctccctctccctcttcatTCTCCTCCTCTCCCTCTCAGGCGCCGTGAGGCCGGTCAACTCCATACCCGAAAGGGAGTTCGACTCCATGCTAGGCGCCCTAAGAGCCCGCGGATTCAACCTCTTCTCCAACGCCATCACCACCTCCGACCTCCACTTGCAACTCCTCTCCGACTCACTCTCCACCCAAATAGCTCATGGGAATAATACTCGTCCTCGCTTCTTCACCTTATTTGCCCCCACCAACTCCGCCTTATTCACCCTCGATATGACACAAACGGCGTCCTCTTATACTGACACCCTCCGCCTCCACATCGTCCCCCGTCACCTCACGTTATCCGGCCTCCGCAGCCTCGCTTCACTCCCCACACTTCTTCCCTCACGTTCCCTCCGCGTGACCACCAGGCCTGTCTCTTCCCGCCATGGGCTTCGGTCTACTCGCTTGATCGTCTCCGTCAACAACATAGACGTCGTTTTCCCGGGGCTCTACTACGGCCGTTACGTGGCCGTTCATGGCTTGAACGGCGCTCTCGGCCTCGGACTGCAGTCTCCATTGC encodes:
- the LOC121255456 gene encoding fasciclin-like arabinogalactan protein 19; translation: MASRSASISLKIVSLSLFILLLSLSGAVRPVNSIPEREFDSMLGALRARGFNLFSNAITTSDLHLQLLSDSLSTQIAHGNNTRPRFFTLFAPTNSALFTLDMTQTASSYTDTLRLHIVPRHLTLSGLRSLASLPTLLPSRSLRVTTRPVSSRHGLRSTRLIVSVNNIDVVFPGLYYGRYVAVHGLNGALGLGLQSPLPHGFRHPDHSSTRRPRRFLLPVNRTTVSPVPDVALNNRTSRMDFAEANRTTPESEGMHRYSPAATTGNIGILQLEDHIPAKHSRSIMVSLLETGNGDHGHESSGEAPSPSMDVLEDGMIMGEKLWLLDEQTED